A part of Aegilops tauschii subsp. strangulata cultivar AL8/78 chromosome 2, Aet v6.0, whole genome shotgun sequence genomic DNA contains:
- the LOC141040921 gene encoding uncharacterized protein: protein MCVDFTNLNKACPQDPFPLPCIDQIVNSTIECDLLCLLDAFLGYHQIKMAVQDVGKMAFLTPCRDLEETFANLHKVYLWLNPEKCVFGVPSGKLLSFLVSHRGIEANPEKVKAIEEMSRPQTLKQMQKLVGCVTSLGRFISMLGERALPFFKLMKKKGPFEWTLEVNAAFQDLKRYLTSPPLMVAPRPLEPLLLYLAASPHSASAALVAVREERQAKSLLHDATHSVLMAQHQDGAPEAIATSADGGPAPEVSQPREVPQSQQASDTTNSPALFEHPVYFVSTVLRDARVRYPRPENLLLALFVASQYEGLIAGLKAVVALGVKHLTIRGDSQLLIKLSNKVYEPKDEHMEAYLAVVRKMEKQFFRLELQHVLRGTNNEAGDIAKWASRGLPQEPGVFEERLFKPSAAPRAAEPALPQEELPPPPT from the exons atgtgtgtcgacttcaccaacctcaacaaggcgtgTCCTCAAGACCCCTTTCCGCTGccgtgcatcgaccagatcgtcaaCTCCACTATAGAATGTGACCTGTTGTGCTTGCTGGATGCATTCTTAGGGTATcaccaaattaagatggcggTACAAGATGTTGGGAAGatggccttcctgaccccgtgcagG gatttggaggagaccttcgccaACCTACACAAGGTGTACCTgtggctcaacccggagaaatgcgtgtttggcgtcccctcAGGAAAGTTGCTGAGTTTCCTTGTGTCGCACAGGGgaatcgaggcgaacccagagaaggtcaaagCAATAGAAGAGATGAGCCGGCCGCAGACCCTCAAGCAAATGCAAAAGCTTGTGGGCTGCGTGACCTcactggggcgcttcatctccatgTTGGGGGAACGCGCCctcccgttcttcaagctgatgaagaagaagggcccattcgagtggactctGGAGGTCAACGCGGcgttccaagacctcaagaggtaCCTCACCAGCCCGCCGTTGATGGTAGCGCCGCGTCCTCTCGAGCCACTACTGCTTTACCTGGCCGCCTCGCCTCATTCCGCTAGCGCAGCGCTGGTGGCCGTCCGGGAGGAGCGCCAGGCGAAGAGCCTGCTACACGATGCCACACATTCGGTCTTGATGGCACAGCATCAAGACGGCGCCCCTGAAGCCATTGCAACATCGGCGGACG GCGGCCCGGCTCCTGAGGTCTCCCAGCCTCGGGAGGTGCCCCAGTCCCAACAGGCCTCAGACACCACCAACAGTCCCGCCCTcttcgagcacccggtgtacttcgtcagcacggtactgCGCGACGCGCGGGTGCGCTACCCCAGGCCAGAGAACCTTCTGCTCGCGCTTTTCGTTGCCTCGC AGTACGAGGGCTTGATTGCTGGTCTTAAGGCTGTGGTGGCCTTGGGAGTGAAGCAcctcaccatcaggggcgactcCCAGCTCCTCATAAAATTAtccaacaaagtatacgagccgaaggacgagcatatggaagCATACCTCGCGGTGGTACGCaaaatggagaagcagttctttcGCCTAGAGCTGCAGCATGTGCTCCGTGGCACGAACAATGAAGCTGGTGATATCGCCAAGTGGGCGTCCAGGGGCctgccccaagagcctggcgtttTCGAGGAACGTCTCTTCAAGCCTTCGGCAGCCCCTCGGGCTGCAGAGCCGGCACTGCCTCAGGAGGAGCTTCCCCCGCCACCAACCTAG